The proteins below are encoded in one region of Bifidobacterium dentium JCM 1195 = DSM 20436:
- a CDS encoding ROK family transcriptional regulator, which yields MARRTNGSQTSLRRANKANLLESIHKFGAMTQIELAEITGLSTGTVSTQVHQLVEEGKLETHNTIRNGRRATLVALSHDQGLGVGLSITRRDLFLVIIDYSKDIIAEHRLPLPPKHKADTTLERAIRLINETLENAGTDAGEIVGIGVALGAPVDFHAQTAAIPGILPGWDGIDIHTPLTTAFHVPVMVDNDANAAAICEARMGVALGKQNFVYIGTNDGVGSGIMVNGDIMHGVTGLAGEIGHIQVDPLGSICSCGNRGCLNTIVDEARLVSLLSVTHGNMTMEDLVQTANAGDPGCRRVIADAAVRIGTVASDLCISVDPEMVVVGGSLAMSGDTFIEPFSETLQRLLFPNALTPIQVLAAQYPDSGSALGAAIMVIELAEKKKLLQG from the coding sequence ATGGCAAGACGAACGAACGGATCGCAAACATCTTTGCGCAGAGCGAACAAAGCGAATTTATTGGAGTCCATTCATAAATTCGGCGCGATGACGCAAATCGAACTTGCCGAAATCACCGGACTATCGACGGGAACCGTCTCCACCCAAGTGCATCAGTTGGTGGAAGAAGGCAAACTGGAAACCCATAACACCATACGCAACGGGCGTAGGGCAACGCTGGTCGCCCTGTCACACGATCAGGGATTGGGAGTCGGCCTGTCCATCACCCGACGTGATCTGTTCCTAGTCATCATCGACTACTCAAAAGACATCATTGCGGAGCACAGACTGCCGCTCCCGCCGAAACACAAAGCCGACACGACGCTGGAGCGAGCGATTCGGCTCATCAACGAAACACTCGAGAACGCAGGAACAGATGCCGGTGAAATCGTAGGCATCGGCGTCGCACTGGGAGCGCCCGTTGATTTTCACGCCCAAACGGCCGCAATACCGGGCATTCTTCCCGGCTGGGACGGCATTGACATCCACACTCCCCTGACCACGGCGTTCCACGTGCCGGTTATGGTCGATAATGACGCAAACGCAGCCGCCATCTGCGAAGCCAGGATGGGCGTCGCATTGGGCAAGCAGAATTTTGTGTATATCGGCACCAACGATGGCGTCGGATCAGGCATCATGGTCAATGGGGACATCATGCATGGCGTAACCGGACTTGCGGGTGAAATCGGCCACATCCAAGTGGACCCGCTGGGCAGCATATGTTCCTGCGGAAACCGCGGTTGCCTCAACACCATCGTCGACGAGGCACGTCTCGTCTCGTTGCTTAGCGTCACGCACGGCAACATGACCATGGAAGATCTGGTGCAGACAGCCAATGCCGGTGACCCAGGCTGTCGTCGCGTCATTGCGGACGCCGCAGTACGCATCGGAACCGTTGCCAGCGATTTATGCATCTCCGTGGATCCGGAAATGGTCGTCGTCGGAGGCAGTCTCGCCATGTCCGGAGACACATTCATTGAGCCATTTTCCGAAACATTGCAACGACTATTATTCCCAAACGCACTTACCCCAATCCAAGTTCTTGCAGCACAATACCCAGATAGCGGTTCGGCCCTCGGTGCTGCCATAATGGTCATCGAACTTGCTGAAAAGAAGAAGCTGCTTCAAGGCTGA
- a CDS encoding substrate-binding domain-containing protein, translated as MRFTKKVVALLAGVAMCAGLAACGGARGGQSTGSSDDAIAKGDTIGISMPTKSEERWNKDGNNLKTKLEKAGYKVILSFADDKPAQQNADIENMVNNNAKLVVVASKDGTAVGPAVEKAHDAGAKVIAYDRLIMNTKAVDYYATFQLEQVGVLEATYLIEKLGLKDGAKGPFNIELFTGSPDDNNAKYFFKGAWELLQPYFASGALVSPSNHGQGVTKDFKVDDWQSISVQSWKTEQAQKDMESILDSTYAHGEKLDAVLSPYDGITQGVINAIESKRPDMEPGTDSWPYITGQDAMEIAVANISKGKQGETVFKDVNKLADAVYDMIIEIAEGKDVSGINGKFNNNTIDVPSKLLDPQSITKDNLSDLVKAEYITQERFDELTK; from the coding sequence ATGAGATTCACGAAGAAGGTCGTGGCACTGTTGGCGGGTGTAGCGATGTGCGCTGGCTTGGCCGCGTGCGGCGGTGCTCGAGGAGGGCAGTCGACGGGCAGCTCGGATGATGCCATCGCCAAGGGTGACACCATCGGCATCTCGATGCCTACGAAATCCGAAGAGCGATGGAACAAGGACGGCAACAACCTGAAAACCAAGCTCGAAAAGGCCGGGTACAAAGTCATCCTGTCGTTCGCCGATGACAAGCCGGCTCAGCAGAACGCGGATATCGAGAACATGGTCAACAATAACGCGAAGCTCGTCGTGGTCGCTTCCAAAGACGGCACCGCGGTTGGCCCGGCGGTTGAAAAAGCCCACGATGCGGGCGCGAAGGTCATCGCCTACGACCGCCTCATCATGAACACCAAAGCCGTGGACTACTACGCCACTTTCCAGCTTGAACAGGTCGGCGTGCTCGAGGCCACCTATTTGATTGAGAAGCTGGGCCTGAAGGATGGCGCCAAAGGTCCGTTCAATATCGAACTGTTCACCGGATCCCCAGACGACAACAACGCGAAATACTTCTTCAAGGGGGCATGGGAGCTTCTTCAGCCCTACTTCGCATCCGGGGCGCTGGTCTCTCCTTCCAACCACGGTCAAGGTGTGACGAAGGATTTCAAGGTTGATGACTGGCAATCCATTTCCGTGCAATCCTGGAAGACTGAACAGGCCCAGAAGGACATGGAATCCATTCTGGATTCCACCTATGCGCATGGCGAGAAGCTTGATGCGGTGCTTTCTCCTTATGACGGCATCACCCAAGGCGTAATCAACGCCATCGAATCCAAGCGTCCTGACATGGAGCCCGGCACGGATTCCTGGCCGTATATCACCGGTCAGGATGCCATGGAGATCGCCGTGGCGAACATCTCCAAGGGCAAGCAGGGCGAAACCGTATTCAAGGACGTCAACAAGCTGGCCGATGCGGTATACGACATGATCATCGAAATCGCCGAAGGCAAGGATGTTTCCGGCATCAACGGCAAGTTCAACAACAATACCATCGACGTGCCGTCCAAGCTGCTCGATCCACAGAGCATCACCAAGGATAACCTGTCCGATTTGGTCAAGGCCGAATACATCACCCAAGAGCGTTTCGACGAGCTGACCAAGTGA
- a CDS encoding ATP-binding cassette domain-containing protein has translation MKDTTPLLEIRDVSMRFEFVEALKSVNLTIGHQEVVALVGDNGAGKSTLVKIIAGLYQPSTGSLRVRGQETRISDIRNANALGIASVFQDNEFCENLSVAANLFLGKELRTNYGIRDENSMHVRARAVLNTLSSSIQVSRPISSLSMGQRRTVAIAKTLLNNPDLILLDEPTDSLSIIQTAEVLEYIKRLRTEGRSVVMVCHDLPDVFAIADRIAVLRQGRIIAVHNASETSYEQILAEIAGIPNVDDHEDTDVERPLPHGDCNPRRGLIKRRTEQSGLPA, from the coding sequence ATGAAAGACACCACACCGTTGTTGGAGATTCGGGACGTTTCCATGCGCTTTGAATTCGTCGAAGCCCTCAAATCCGTCAACCTGACAATCGGTCATCAGGAAGTCGTCGCTCTTGTCGGAGACAACGGAGCAGGCAAGTCAACACTGGTGAAAATCATCGCAGGCCTCTATCAGCCATCCACCGGAAGCTTGCGCGTCCGCGGCCAGGAAACGAGAATCAGCGACATCCGCAACGCCAACGCCCTAGGCATAGCATCGGTCTTCCAAGACAATGAGTTTTGCGAGAATCTTAGCGTCGCGGCCAATCTTTTCCTCGGCAAGGAACTTCGTACCAACTATGGAATTCGCGATGAGAACTCCATGCACGTGAGAGCCCGAGCCGTTCTCAACACCCTATCGTCCTCCATTCAAGTCAGTAGACCAATATCCAGTCTTTCCATGGGACAACGACGGACCGTCGCAATCGCAAAGACACTACTCAATAACCCCGATCTCATTCTGCTTGACGAGCCGACCGATTCACTATCCATCATCCAAACAGCTGAGGTGCTGGAATACATCAAACGACTGCGCACAGAAGGGCGGTCGGTCGTCATGGTATGCCATGACCTACCGGACGTATTCGCCATTGCAGATCGCATTGCGGTATTACGCCAAGGGCGGATCATTGCAGTCCACAACGCCAGCGAAACCAGCTACGAACAGATTCTTGCGGAGATAGCCGGCATCCCGAACGTAGATGATCATGAAGATACCGATGTCGAAAGGCCACTACCGCATGGCGATTGCAACCCAAGAAGAGGACTGATCAAACGTCGGACCGAGCAAAGTGGACTACCCGCATAA
- the nagA gene encoding N-acetylglucosamine-6-phosphate deacetylase codes for MQGASDMEQPRQRQDFARRIARSFLRDGEPFAIRNARKVDARGVRDHAWVVSDGESLVAVGTSDDDCETACRNLNIPDTAVMDASGAIMTPGYVDIHAHGAWGTSFDDGAEGIELARAGHLSHGTTRQVLSLITNPFDTICDNLRTIRGQTDMRSDILGVHLEGPFLAASRKGAHNPECLCDPVDGLVDDILRAADGCLRQITIAPELPHGISAIRRFADAGVVPAIGHCDADYETARQGFAAGAGIMTHMFNAMNGLHHRRPGPIPAAVEDPRVTIELINDGFHVSDPMVKLGFGFAPHRIAFVTDAMAATGCPDGRYLLGALDVDVVDGHARLMSNDAIAGSTLVLEQAVQRAVLRLGISAPDAVEAATLTPARAFGYDKPNRVTGRPLGLLAPGYAADVLLLDPEDWTIRHVWCDGHAVR; via the coding sequence ATGCAAGGAGCGTCAGACATGGAGCAGCCAAGGCAGAGACAGGACTTCGCACGGCGGATTGCGCGTTCCTTTCTTCGAGACGGTGAACCGTTCGCCATTCGCAATGCGCGGAAAGTCGACGCCCGAGGGGTGCGGGATCATGCTTGGGTCGTGTCGGATGGCGAATCGCTTGTCGCAGTGGGCACCTCTGACGATGATTGTGAAACCGCTTGCCGTAATCTCAACATTCCGGACACTGCGGTCATGGACGCCTCTGGCGCCATCATGACTCCAGGGTACGTGGATATCCACGCCCATGGCGCATGGGGTACATCGTTTGACGATGGTGCGGAAGGAATCGAACTCGCGCGTGCGGGCCACCTGTCGCACGGCACCACGCGGCAGGTGCTCAGCCTGATCACCAACCCGTTTGATACGATCTGTGACAATCTACGCACAATCCGCGGGCAGACGGACATGCGCTCCGACATTCTCGGCGTGCATCTCGAAGGACCGTTCCTTGCGGCGTCGCGCAAGGGTGCCCATAATCCGGAGTGCCTGTGCGATCCCGTCGATGGCTTGGTGGATGACATACTGCGGGCCGCGGATGGCTGCCTGAGGCAGATCACCATCGCTCCGGAGCTGCCCCACGGCATCAGCGCGATCCGTCGATTCGCCGATGCCGGCGTGGTTCCGGCAATCGGCCATTGCGACGCCGATTATGAGACTGCGCGTCAAGGCTTCGCCGCCGGTGCAGGCATCATGACGCATATGTTCAACGCCATGAATGGATTGCATCACCGAAGGCCCGGTCCCATTCCAGCGGCTGTGGAGGATCCGCGGGTCACCATCGAGTTGATCAACGACGGCTTCCATGTGAGCGATCCGATGGTGAAGCTCGGGTTCGGCTTCGCGCCGCATCGCATTGCCTTCGTCACCGACGCCATGGCTGCCACCGGCTGTCCGGACGGTCGTTATCTACTCGGAGCGTTGGATGTGGATGTCGTCGATGGGCATGCGCGACTGATGTCCAATGATGCCATCGCCGGCTCGACCCTGGTGCTGGAGCAGGCTGTGCAGCGTGCCGTGCTGAGATTGGGCATCAGCGCACCGGATGCCGTCGAAGCGGCCACATTGACTCCGGCCAGGGCATTCGGTTACGACAAGCCGAACCGTGTTACTGGGCGACCACTCGGCCTGCTTGCGCCAGGCTATGCGGCGGATGTTCTGCTACTCGATCCGGAAGACTGGACCATACGGCACGTATGGTGCGACGGCCACGCCGTGCGGTGA